A segment of the Synechococcus sp. MEDNS5 genome:
ATCAATGACAAAATGAAATAAATTATCTAAATCGATAGCTTTAACGTTGTTCCTCTTAAAATTGAGCCATGCCTCGAGGTCACTGAAGGTGCGCTGGGGGTTCTCCTGGATTGTGATCAACATGCGATTGGTTAGTACTAAATTGTATTGAGTGCTAATTAGATGCGTTGGATCAGTCGCATGAGAGAATTCGTGAAGTACCGCCAAGACAGAATTATTTGTTGAAGTGATTCTCGATTTTTGTGGAAAAGTCAGGAGAATATCAATGACACTAGGTTCCAGAGAAAGTAAAGACAAGTACTGATGCAGCAAGTCCATATTGCCAAGACCACGGAACTGCAGCCACATCAATGCTTGAGAGGAGATAAGTAATTCAAGTTCTTCACAATTGTGCACCTGAATACAAGACACTACCTCGTCGTTGAACTGCAGAACTTTGCAAGAAAAGGGTGCCTTGCCTCCATGCAGAAATAAATGAGCGGGTAGATCTCCTGGACGTTCAAGTAAAGGTAAAGGTTCCGGAATACTATCAGGGGCCAGGCGATCACCAGGTTTAAACAGTGATTGGTCAGATGGTGAATCAGCCATGACTACGATCTATCATTTTCATTATGATGAG
Coding sequences within it:
- the corA gene encoding magnesium/cobalt transporter CorA codes for the protein MADSPSDQSLFKPGDRLAPDSIPEPLPLLERPGDLPAHLFLHGGKAPFSCKVLQFNDEVVSCIQVHNCEELELLISSQALMWLQFRGLGNMDLLHQYLSLLSLEPSVIDILLTFPQKSRITSTNNSVLAVLHEFSHATDPTHLISTQYNLVLTNRMLITIQENPQRTFSDLEAWLNFKRNNVKAIDLDNLFHFVIDDILDSHLPMLEAMSVFLDDLEERALLKPKPSVLNRAYQVRFNHRVARRQLWPLRNELIILLRQSQRLLGPVAREGLHDMAEHVNTLLEIGDSIRLQLNSINDAYMASTGNVMNQIIKTLTIVSTIFAPLTFIAGIYGMNFENMPELKWKYGYMYSLILMTLIALFQAYFLWKRGWFQDLSGRSRKFGP